The following are encoded together in the Citrobacter arsenatis genome:
- the dxs gene encoding 1-deoxy-D-xylulose-5-phosphate synthase, whose amino-acid sequence MSFDIAKYPTLALVDSTQELRLLPKESLPKLCDELRRYLLDSVSRSSGHFASGLGTVELTVALHYVYNTPFDQLIWDVGHQAYPHKILTGRRDKIGTIRQKGGLHPFPWRGESEYDVLSVGHSSTSISAGIGIAVAAEKEGKDRRTVCVIGDGAITAGMAFEAMNHAGDIKPDMLVILNDNEMSISENVGALNNHLAQLLSGKLYSSLREGGKKVFSGVPPIKELLKRTEEHIKGMVVPGTLFEELGFNYIGPVDGHDVLGLITTLKNMRDLKGPQFLHIMTKKGRGYEPAEKDPITFHAVPKFDPSSGCLPKSSGGLPSYSKIFGDWLCETAAKDTKLMAITPAMREGSGMVEFSRKFPDRYFDVAIAEQHAVTFAAGLAIGGYKPVVAIYSTFLQRAYDQVLHDVAIQKLPVLFAVDRAGIVGADGQTHQGAFDLSFLRCIPEMVIMTPSDENECRQMLFTGYHYNEGPTVVRYPRGNAVGVELAPLEQLPIGKGIVKRHGEKVAILNFGTLMPEAAQVAESLNATLVDMRFVKPLDETLILEMAAQHEVLVTLEENAIMGGAGSGVNEVLMAHRKPVPVLNIGLPDFFIPQGTQDEARADLGLDAAGIEAKIKAWLA is encoded by the coding sequence ATGAGTTTTGATATAGCCAAATACCCGACCCTGGCGCTGGTCGACTCCACCCAGGAGTTACGCCTGCTGCCAAAAGAGAGCCTGCCAAAGCTTTGCGACGAACTGCGCCGCTATTTGCTCGACAGCGTAAGCCGTTCCAGCGGGCACTTCGCCTCTGGTCTGGGCACGGTGGAACTCACCGTCGCGCTGCACTACGTCTATAACACCCCGTTTGACCAGTTAATCTGGGATGTGGGACATCAGGCTTATCCGCACAAAATTCTGACCGGCCGCCGCGATAAAATCGGCACCATTCGTCAGAAAGGCGGTTTACATCCGTTCCCGTGGCGCGGTGAGAGCGAGTATGACGTACTGAGCGTTGGGCACTCCTCAACGTCCATTAGCGCTGGCATTGGTATTGCGGTTGCCGCCGAAAAAGAAGGCAAAGATCGTCGTACCGTTTGTGTGATTGGCGACGGCGCTATCACCGCCGGGATGGCGTTTGAAGCGATGAACCATGCGGGTGATATTAAGCCCGACATGCTGGTTATCCTCAACGACAACGAAATGTCGATTTCAGAGAACGTCGGCGCGCTGAACAACCACCTGGCGCAACTGCTCTCTGGCAAACTCTACTCCTCGCTGCGCGAAGGCGGGAAGAAAGTCTTCTCCGGCGTGCCGCCGATTAAAGAGCTGCTCAAACGTACCGAAGAACACATCAAAGGCATGGTTGTGCCGGGTACGCTGTTTGAAGAACTGGGCTTTAACTATATTGGTCCGGTAGACGGTCACGACGTGCTGGGGCTTATCACTACGCTGAAGAACATGCGCGATCTTAAAGGTCCGCAGTTCCTGCACATCATGACCAAAAAAGGTCGTGGCTACGAGCCAGCGGAAAAAGACCCGATCACGTTCCACGCGGTACCAAAATTCGATCCGTCCAGCGGATGCCTGCCGAAAAGCAGCGGCGGCCTGCCAAGCTATTCAAAAATCTTCGGTGACTGGCTGTGCGAAACTGCAGCGAAAGACACTAAGCTGATGGCGATCACCCCGGCGATGCGTGAAGGCTCCGGTATGGTGGAGTTCTCACGTAAGTTCCCGGACCGCTACTTCGATGTGGCGATTGCCGAGCAGCATGCAGTGACCTTTGCAGCAGGTCTGGCGATTGGCGGCTACAAGCCGGTCGTGGCTATTTACTCAACCTTCCTGCAGCGCGCCTACGATCAGGTGCTGCATGATGTCGCCATCCAGAAGCTACCGGTGCTGTTCGCCGTTGACCGGGCAGGTATTGTTGGCGCAGATGGGCAAACCCACCAGGGGGCGTTCGATCTCTCCTTCCTGCGCTGCATCCCGGAAATGGTCATTATGACCCCGAGCGATGAGAACGAATGCCGCCAGATGCTGTTCACCGGCTATCACTACAACGAAGGCCCAACGGTTGTACGCTACCCACGCGGTAACGCGGTGGGCGTTGAGCTGGCACCGCTGGAACAACTGCCAATTGGTAAAGGCATCGTGAAGCGTCACGGGGAGAAAGTGGCAATACTGAACTTCGGTACCCTAATGCCGGAAGCCGCACAGGTCGCAGAGTCGCTGAACGCCACGCTGGTTGATATGCGCTTTGTGAAACCGCTTGATGAAACGTTGATTCTGGAAATGGCAGCCCAACACGAGGTGCTGGTCACCCTCGAAGAGAACGCCATTATGGGCGGTGCTGGCAGCGGCGTAAACGAAGTGCTGATGGCCCACCGCAAGCCCGTTCCGGTGCTGAACATTGGCCTGCCTGACTTCTTCATCCCGCAGGGTACTCAGGACGAGGCTCGCGCCGATCTGGGTCTTGATGCTGCCGGCATTGAGGCCAAAATCAAGGCCTGGCTGGCATAA
- the ispA gene encoding (2E,6E)-farnesyl diphosphate synthase produces the protein MDFTQQLQACVEQANLALSRFIAPLPFQNTPVVETMQYGALLGGKRLRPFLVYATGQMFGVSLSTLDAPAAAVECIHAYSLMHDDLPAMDDDDLRRGLPTCHVKFGEANAILAGDALQTLAFSIISDAPMPEVSDRDRIAMISELAQASGIAGMCGGQALDLEAEGHQVALDALERIHRHKTGALIRAAVRLGALSAGDKGRECLAILDKYAESIGLAFQVQDDILDVVGDTATLGKRQGADQQLGKSTYPALLGLEQAQNKARDLIEDARQSLSLLAAQSLDTSALEALADYIIQRDK, from the coding sequence ATGGATTTTACGCAGCAGCTACAGGCTTGCGTTGAGCAGGCCAACCTGGCACTGAGCCGTTTTATTGCGCCATTGCCCTTTCAGAACACTCCCGTGGTCGAAACCATGCAATATGGCGCATTATTAGGCGGTAAACGTCTGCGCCCGTTCCTGGTGTATGCGACCGGCCAGATGTTTGGCGTTAGCCTGAGTACGCTTGATGCTCCCGCTGCCGCCGTCGAGTGCATCCATGCCTATTCGCTGATGCATGATGATTTACCCGCGATGGACGATGATGACCTGCGCCGCGGTCTGCCGACCTGCCACGTAAAATTTGGCGAGGCAAACGCGATTCTGGCTGGCGATGCGCTGCAAACGCTGGCGTTCTCCATTATCAGCGACGCCCCGATGCCGGAAGTGTCTGACCGTGACCGCATCGCGATGATCTCTGAACTGGCGCAGGCCAGCGGTATCGCCGGCATGTGTGGCGGTCAGGCGCTGGATCTGGAAGCTGAAGGTCATCAGGTTGCGCTGGATGCGCTGGAGCGCATTCACCGCCATAAAACCGGGGCATTGATTCGCGCCGCCGTGCGTCTGGGTGCATTAAGCGCAGGCGATAAAGGGCGGGAATGCCTGGCAATACTCGACAAATACGCAGAAAGCATCGGTCTGGCCTTCCAGGTTCAGGATGACATCCTGGATGTGGTGGGCGATACTGCAACATTGGGTAAACGTCAGGGTGCTGACCAGCAGCTTGGCAAAAGTACCTATCCTGCACTTCTGGGTCTTGAGCAAGCCCAGAATAAAGCCCGGGATTTAATTGAGGATGCCCGCCAGTCGTTAAGTCTGCTGGCCGCACAGTCACTCGATACCTCGGCACTGGAAGCGCTAGCGGACTACATAATCCAGCGTGATAAATAA
- the xseB gene encoding exodeoxyribonuclease VII small subunit produces MPKKNEAPASFETALSELEQIVTRLESGDLPLEEALNEFERGVQLARQGQVKLQQAEQRVQILLSDTEDAALTPFTPDNE; encoded by the coding sequence ATGCCGAAGAAAAATGAAGCGCCAGCCAGTTTTGAAACAGCGCTGAGCGAGCTGGAACAGATTGTTACCCGTCTGGAAAGCGGCGACCTGCCGCTGGAAGAAGCGCTGAACGAATTCGAACGTGGCGTACAGTTGGCGCGTCAGGGACAGGTCAAATTGCAACAGGCTGAACAGCGCGTACAAATCCTGCTGTCAGATACTGAAGACGCCGCCCTTACGCCTTTCACACCGGATAATGAGTAA
- the thiI gene encoding tRNA uracil 4-sulfurtransferase ThiI, with protein MKFIIKLFPEITIKSQSVRLRFIKILTGNIRNILKHYDEDLAVVRHWDHVEVRAKDESQRLDIRDALTRIPGIHHILEVEDVPFTDMHDIFEKALVQYRDQLEGKTFCVRVKRRGKHEFSSIEVERYVGGGLNQHIESARVKLTKPDVTVNLEIENDRLLLVKGRYEGIGGFPIGTQEDVLSLISGGFDSGVSSYMLMRRGCRVHYCFFNLGGAAHEIGVRQVAHYLWNRFGSSHRVRFVAINFEPVVGEILEKVDDGQMGVVLKRMMVRAASKVAERYGVQALVTGEALGQVSSQTLTNLRLIDNVSDTLILRPLISHDKEHIINLAREIGTEDFARTMPEYCGVISKSPTVKAVKAKIEAEEENFDFSILDKVVEEANNIDIRDIAQQTQQTVVEVETVSGFGPNDVILDIRSVDEQDDKPLKVDGVEVVALPFYKLSTKFGDLDQSKTWLLWCERGVMSRLQALYLREQGFENVKVYRP; from the coding sequence ATGAAGTTTATCATTAAATTGTTCCCAGAAATCACCATCAAAAGCCAATCTGTGCGTTTGCGCTTTATAAAAATTCTGACAGGGAACATTCGTAACATTTTAAAGCACTATGATGAAGACCTTGCCGTTGTCCGTCACTGGGATCACGTTGAGGTTCGCGCTAAAGATGAAAGCCAACGTCTGGATATTCGCGACGCGCTGACCCGTATTCCGGGGATTCACCATATTCTCGAAGTAGAAGACGTGCCGTTTACCGATATGCACGATATCTTCGAGAAAGCGCTGGTGCAGTATCGCGATCAACTGGAAGGTAAAACCTTCTGCGTACGCGTTAAGCGTCGCGGTAAGCATGAGTTTAGCTCCATTGAGGTGGAACGCTATGTTGGCGGCGGGTTAAACCAGCATATTGAATCCGCGCGAGTGAAGCTGACGAAGCCGGATGTGACGGTTAATCTTGAAATCGAAAACGACCGTCTGCTGCTGGTTAAAGGCCGCTATGAAGGTATTGGCGGTTTCCCGATTGGGACGCAGGAAGACGTACTGTCACTGATCTCCGGTGGTTTCGACTCCGGCGTGTCGAGCTATATGCTGATGCGTCGCGGCTGTCGCGTGCACTACTGCTTCTTCAACCTCGGCGGTGCAGCACATGAAATCGGCGTTCGCCAGGTAGCGCATTATCTGTGGAACCGCTTTGGTAGCTCGCATCGTGTACGTTTTGTCGCGATCAACTTCGAGCCGGTGGTGGGCGAGATCCTGGAGAAAGTCGACGACGGTCAGATGGGCGTGGTCCTCAAACGCATGATGGTACGCGCGGCGTCGAAAGTCGCTGAGCGCTATGGCGTACAGGCGTTAGTCACCGGTGAAGCGCTGGGTCAGGTGTCCAGTCAGACGCTGACCAACCTGCGCCTGATCGATAACGTATCTGACACCCTGATCCTGCGCCCGCTTATTTCCCATGATAAAGAGCACATCATCAACCTGGCGCGTGAAATTGGTACCGAGGACTTTGCCCGTACCATGCCGGAATACTGCGGTGTGATTTCAAAAAGCCCGACGGTGAAAGCGGTTAAAGCGAAGATTGAGGCCGAAGAAGAAAACTTCGATTTCTCGATCCTCGATAAAGTGGTTGAAGAAGCCAACAATATCGATATTCGCGATATCGCTCAGCAGACGCAGCAGACCGTGGTGGAAGTTGAAACCGTGAGCGGCTTTGGCCCGAACGATGTAATTCTGGATATCCGTTCAGTGGATGAACAGGATGACAAACCGCTGAAAGTTGACGGTGTGGAGGTCGTTGCTCTGCCGTTCTACAAGCTGAGCACTAAATTCGGCGATTTGGACCAGAGTAAAACCTGGCTGCTGTGGTGTGAACGCGGGGTGATGAGCCGCCTGCAGGCGCTGTATCTGCGCGAGCAGGGCTTTGAGAACGTGAAGGTGTATCGCCCGTAA